One window of Sinorhizobium numidicum genomic DNA carries:
- the ykgO gene encoding type B 50S ribosomal protein L36 codes for MKIKNSLKSLKTRHRENRLVRRKGRVYIINKQNPRFKARQG; via the coding sequence ATGAAGATCAAGAATTCGCTCAAGTCGCTGAAGACCCGTCATCGCGAAAACCGCCTGGTTCGTCGCAAGGGCCGTGTCTACATCATCAACAAGCAGAACCCGCGCTTCAAGGCACGTCAGGGCTGA
- a CDS encoding sigma-54-dependent transcriptional regulator has protein sequence MTSHILVIDDDPVQRRLLTNMIERLGHVAHLSDNGRSGLELLERKGGIINVILLDLLMPEMNGHGFLEALAERGVDMPVIVQTGQGGIETVVQAMQAGAFDFLVKPVSPERLSIAIGNALKMASRDGKVKTSRRPRGGAVGFDDVVSASPAMIRVLDLARRAAQSNIPIVLEGESGVGKEMVARAIQSASERANKPFVTVNCGAIPHNLVESILFGHEKGAFTGATEKHSGKFADADGGTLFLDEIGDLPVEVQVKLLRAVQQGEIETIGARQPRKVNVRLISATNKDLINEVREGRFREDLYYRLNVFPITIPALRRRKEDIPVLVRAFVERFAAEQRLNHPLAVSSGAMALLTAYDWPGNIRQLENAIFRAVVLAEGSDLTVKDFPQVATQIPGYVVADRTGFSWGEAGPERRPSAIERIGGPQTDLGAAGQAALHEQVPDGRLENAIASVDEGGEVRKLAEVEEELIRFALKFYRGQMSQVARKLGIGRSTLYRKLKDYGIDPDNPLREAA, from the coding sequence GTGACATCCCATATCCTTGTCATCGATGACGATCCGGTGCAGCGCCGATTGCTGACGAACATGATCGAACGGCTCGGCCATGTTGCCCATCTCTCCGATAACGGGCGCAGTGGTCTGGAACTGCTGGAGCGCAAGGGCGGCATCATCAATGTCATTCTGCTCGACCTGCTGATGCCGGAGATGAACGGCCACGGCTTTCTCGAAGCGCTTGCCGAACGTGGCGTCGATATGCCGGTCATCGTGCAGACCGGCCAGGGCGGCATCGAGACCGTCGTGCAGGCGATGCAGGCCGGGGCCTTCGACTTTCTCGTCAAACCGGTTTCCCCGGAGCGCTTGTCGATCGCAATTGGCAATGCGCTGAAGATGGCGAGCCGCGACGGTAAGGTGAAGACCTCGCGGCGCCCGCGCGGGGGAGCCGTGGGTTTCGACGATGTCGTTTCGGCGAGCCCGGCGATGATCCGTGTGCTCGATCTCGCCCGCCGCGCTGCTCAATCGAACATCCCGATCGTGCTCGAGGGCGAATCGGGCGTTGGCAAGGAGATGGTCGCCCGCGCGATTCAATCGGCAAGCGAGCGTGCGAACAAGCCGTTCGTGACCGTCAATTGCGGTGCCATTCCCCATAACCTTGTCGAAAGCATCCTCTTCGGCCACGAGAAGGGCGCTTTCACCGGGGCGACCGAGAAGCACAGCGGCAAATTCGCCGATGCGGATGGCGGAACGCTCTTCCTCGACGAAATCGGCGATCTGCCGGTCGAGGTGCAGGTCAAGCTGCTGCGCGCCGTGCAACAAGGCGAAATCGAAACCATCGGGGCGCGCCAGCCGCGCAAGGTGAACGTACGGCTGATCTCGGCCACCAACAAGGATCTGATCAACGAAGTGCGCGAAGGCCGCTTCCGCGAAGATCTTTACTACCGACTGAATGTCTTCCCGATCACCATCCCAGCACTGCGCCGGCGCAAGGAAGACATCCCCGTTCTGGTGCGCGCCTTCGTCGAGCGCTTCGCCGCCGAGCAGAGACTCAACCATCCCCTGGCGGTTTCGAGCGGCGCGATGGCGCTGCTGACCGCCTATGACTGGCCGGGCAATATCAGGCAGCTCGAGAATGCGATCTTTCGTGCCGTCGTACTGGCAGAAGGCAGCGACCTCACGGTCAAGGATTTTCCGCAGGTCGCGACGCAGATACCGGGCTATGTGGTCGCTGACCGGACTGGTTTCTCCTGGGGCGAAGCGGGACCGGAGCGTCGCCCGTCGGCAATCGAACGGATTGGCGGTCCCCAGACCGATCTCGGCGCGGCCGGGCAAGCCGCTCTCCACGAGCAGGTGCCGGACGGCCGGTTGGAGAATGCCATTGCCAGTGTCGACGAAGGCGGCGAGGTCAGGAAGCTCGCGGAGGTCGAGGAGGAACTGATTCGCTTTGCCCTGAAATTCTATCGCGGCCAGATGAGTCAAGTGGCGCGCAAACTCGGTATCGGCCGCTCGACACTCTATCGCAAGCTCAAGGATTACGGCATAGATCCCGATAATCCGTTGCGTGAGGCGGCGTAA
- a CDS encoding 5-(carboxyamino)imidazole ribonucleotide synthase, with product MKTIGIIGGGQLGRMLAMAAARLNFRTVILEPQPDCPAAQVANAQIVAAYDDQRALDELATVSDLITYEFENVPVSAAVRLAASRPVYPPPKALEVAQDRLVEKRFINDCGIATARFHAVDSQADLEAAFADFGGMGVLKTRRLGYDGKGQRVFRSAEDDPSGAFIALGQVPLILESFVPFEREISIIAARASDGSTACFDPGENVHRNGILHISTVPASVGSSTADAARAAATAILGALGYVGVIGVEFFVLADGSLVANEIAPRVHNSGHWTEAACVVSQFEQHIRAIAGLPLGDPSRHSDCMMQNLVGDEIDDVPALLAERNVLVHLYGKTEARAGRKMGHFTRLI from the coding sequence ATGAAAACCATCGGCATCATCGGCGGCGGCCAGCTCGGCCGCATGCTGGCCATGGCGGCTGCCCGGCTGAATTTCCGCACCGTCATTCTTGAACCGCAGCCGGATTGTCCCGCCGCCCAGGTCGCGAACGCTCAGATCGTCGCGGCCTATGACGACCAGCGCGCACTCGACGAGCTCGCCACGGTCTCGGACCTCATCACCTACGAGTTCGAAAACGTCCCCGTTTCAGCGGCCGTCAGACTGGCCGCGTCGCGCCCGGTATATCCGCCGCCAAAGGCGCTTGAAGTCGCGCAGGACCGGCTCGTCGAGAAGCGGTTCATCAATGACTGCGGCATTGCGACGGCGCGCTTCCATGCCGTCGACAGTCAGGCCGACCTCGAAGCGGCATTTGCCGATTTCGGCGGGATGGGAGTTTTGAAGACCCGGCGCCTCGGCTATGACGGCAAGGGCCAACGCGTGTTTCGCTCAGCCGAGGACGATCCTTCCGGCGCCTTCATCGCGCTCGGCCAGGTCCCGCTCATTCTGGAAAGCTTCGTGCCTTTCGAGCGGGAGATCTCGATCATCGCCGCGCGCGCGTCCGATGGCAGCACCGCCTGTTTCGATCCGGGGGAAAACGTGCACCGAAACGGCATTCTCCACATCTCCACCGTGCCGGCATCGGTGGGCTCGTCGACAGCCGATGCCGCGCGGGCCGCGGCGACGGCGATACTCGGCGCGCTCGGCTATGTCGGCGTGATCGGAGTCGAATTTTTTGTCCTGGCCGACGGCAGCCTGGTCGCCAACGAGATCGCCCCGCGCGTTCACAATTCCGGACACTGGACTGAAGCCGCCTGCGTCGTATCGCAATTCGAGCAGCATATCCGCGCCATCGCCGGCCTGCCGCTTGGCGACCCTTCACGGCATTCGGACTGCATGATGCAGAATCTCGTCGGCGACGAAATCGATGATGTTCCGGCCTTGCTTGCCGAGCGCAACGTGCTCGTTCACCTTTACGGTAAGACGGAAGCGCGCGCCGGCCGCAAGATGGGCCATTTCACCCGCCTGATCTGA
- a CDS encoding M3 family oligoendopeptidase has translation MNSATPFFAGLGRNSVCAQAGQGTGAQADLGNLPSWRLEDLYASSTSDEFRTDMAKAETDATAFESKWKGKLREAAGKTGDAGIGAAVKEFEALEDLMGRIASFAGLTYFSDTSNPANGKLYGDVQSKLTDMSAHLLFFSLELNRIEDEVIDAALERDRLAAHYKPWILDLRKDKPYQLDDRLEQLFLEKSMTGPSAFNRLFDETIASLTFSVDGEAQPLEVTLNLLQDPSAEVRKKAAMALAATFKANIRTFTLITNTLAKDKEISDRWRGFEDIADSRHLANRVEREVVDALAAAVKAAYPRLSHRYYAMKAKWLGMEQMQFWDRNAPLPETPNALIPWEAAKDTVLSAYHAFDPEMAAIARRFFDNHWIDAPVRPGKAPGAFAHPTVPSAHPYVLVNYMGKPRDVMTLAHELGHGVHQVLAGAQGALMASTPLTLAETASVFGEMLTFRALLNQTKDKRERKAMLAQKVEDMINTVVRQIAFYEFERKVHTARKDGELTADDLGEIWLSVQNESLGPAIRISDGYETYWAYIPHFIHSPFYVYAYAFGDCLVNSLYAVYQNAEKGFQEKYFELLKAGGTKHHSELLAPFGLDATDPSFWAQGLSMIEGLIDELEALDKAEP, from the coding sequence ATGAATTCCGCTACGCCCTTCTTCGCCGGCCTCGGCCGAAACTCAGTATGCGCGCAGGCCGGACAGGGGACCGGCGCGCAGGCCGATCTTGGCAATCTACCGTCCTGGCGACTTGAGGATCTCTACGCTTCCTCGACCTCTGACGAATTTCGCACCGACATGGCAAAGGCCGAAACTGATGCGACCGCCTTCGAAAGCAAATGGAAGGGCAAGCTCAGGGAGGCCGCCGGCAAGACTGGAGACGCAGGCATCGGCGCGGCGGTAAAGGAGTTCGAGGCGCTCGAAGACCTGATGGGCCGCATCGCTTCCTTTGCAGGGCTGACTTATTTCTCCGATACATCCAATCCCGCCAACGGCAAGCTTTATGGCGACGTGCAGTCGAAGCTTACCGACATGTCGGCGCATCTGCTTTTCTTCTCGCTCGAGCTTAATCGCATCGAGGACGAGGTCATCGATGCGGCGCTTGAAAGGGACAGGCTGGCGGCCCACTACAAGCCCTGGATTCTCGATCTGCGGAAGGACAAGCCCTATCAACTGGACGACAGGCTGGAGCAGCTTTTCCTCGAAAAATCGATGACCGGCCCCAGCGCCTTCAACCGGCTGTTCGACGAGACGATCGCCTCCCTCACCTTCTCCGTCGACGGCGAGGCGCAGCCGCTCGAAGTAACCTTGAACCTTCTGCAGGATCCTTCCGCCGAGGTCCGCAAGAAGGCCGCGATGGCGCTCGCCGCAACCTTCAAGGCGAACATCCGCACCTTCACGCTGATCACCAACACGCTTGCCAAGGACAAGGAAATCTCCGACCGCTGGCGCGGCTTCGAGGACATTGCCGACAGCCGCCATCTCGCCAACCGTGTCGAGCGGGAGGTCGTGGACGCATTGGCGGCGGCCGTGAAGGCCGCCTATCCGCGCCTCTCGCACCGCTACTATGCGATGAAGGCCAAGTGGCTCGGTATGGAGCAGATGCAGTTCTGGGACCGCAACGCGCCGTTACCGGAGACGCCAAACGCGCTCATTCCCTGGGAGGCGGCGAAGGACACCGTACTTTCGGCCTACCACGCCTTCGATCCAGAGATGGCGGCGATCGCCCGGCGTTTCTTCGACAACCACTGGATCGATGCGCCGGTTCGCCCCGGCAAGGCACCCGGTGCCTTCGCCCACCCGACGGTTCCCTCCGCCCACCCCTATGTGCTCGTCAACTATATGGGCAAGCCGCGTGACGTGATGACCCTTGCCCACGAACTCGGGCACGGCGTGCACCAGGTGCTCGCCGGCGCGCAAGGCGCGCTGATGGCTTCGACGCCCCTGACACTTGCCGAGACCGCCTCCGTCTTCGGCGAGATGCTGACCTTCCGGGCGCTCCTCAACCAGACCAAGGACAAGCGCGAGCGTAAGGCCATGCTCGCCCAAAAGGTCGAGGACATGATCAACACGGTTGTCCGCCAGATCGCCTTCTACGAATTCGAACGCAAGGTTCACACCGCTCGCAAGGATGGCGAACTGACGGCGGATGATCTCGGCGAAATATGGCTTTCGGTGCAGAACGAAAGCCTCGGGCCGGCCATCCGAATTTCGGACGGCTATGAGACCTACTGGGCGTACATCCCCCACTTCATCCACTCTCCCTTCTACGTCTATGCCTATGCCTTCGGCGATTGCCTGGTGAATTCGCTCTACGCCGTCTACCAAAACGCCGAGAAGGGCTTCCAGGAGAAGTATTTCGAGTTGCTCAAGGCCGGCGGAACCAAGCACCATTCGGAGCTCCTGGCTCCCTTCGGTCTCGATGCAACCGATCCGTCGTTCTGGGCACAGGGCCTGTCGATGATTGAAGGGCTGATCGACGAGCTGGAGGCGCTTGATAAGGCTGAGCCGTGA
- a CDS encoding tetratricopeptide repeat protein, with protein sequence MSAMRFFVILILTCSAVFALSERPGDPLLAAEPSPQTETASVTTPKQRLDGFFAELKKERDEEKAREVADRIRLEWQDSGSATVNLLMQWANKAIADDKHPVALDILDQVIVLAPNYVEGWNRRATLHYQMGNYRKSMSDINRVLAIEPRHFGALAGMAAMLTAAGKDELAMRAWQQFLDIYPSDRKAQEQLGELAEKLAGSRT encoded by the coding sequence ATGTCCGCCATGCGCTTTTTTGTGATCTTGATTCTGACATGCTCCGCGGTGTTTGCCCTTTCCGAAAGGCCGGGCGATCCGCTCCTGGCAGCCGAGCCCTCTCCCCAGACGGAGACGGCAAGCGTCACGACACCAAAACAACGTCTTGACGGTTTCTTCGCGGAGCTGAAGAAGGAACGCGACGAGGAAAAGGCTCGGGAAGTGGCCGACCGAATCCGGCTCGAATGGCAGGATTCCGGCAGTGCCACCGTGAACCTTCTGATGCAATGGGCGAACAAGGCGATTGCCGACGACAAGCATCCGGTCGCGCTCGACATTCTCGATCAGGTCATCGTTCTCGCCCCGAACTACGTCGAAGGCTGGAACCGCCGCGCCACGCTGCACTATCAGATGGGCAACTATCGCAAGTCGATGTCCGACATAAACCGCGTGCTCGCGATCGAGCCGCGGCATTTCGGCGCCCTCGCCGGTATGGCCGCCATGCTCACGGCTGCCGGCAAGGACGAGCTCGCGATGCGCGCCTGGCAGCAATTCCTCGATATCTACCCGTCGGACCGAAAGGCACAGGAACAGCTCGGCGAACTCGCCGAAAAGCTTGCCGGCAGCCGGACTTGA
- the pyk gene encoding pyruvate kinase, with protein MKRNRKVKILATLGPASSDEQMIQKLHESGADLFRINMSHASHDVMRSLIEKIRSVEARCGRPIGILADLQGPKLRVGKFAEGKVELKIGQTFTLDNRDIPGDTSRVYLPHPEILEAVKPGDRLLIDDGKLHLRAEKTNGKSIVTTVVSGTKISDRKGVSLPDTLLGVGALTEKDRIDLDAVLATGEVDWVALSFIQRPEDLAEVRKIARGRVGIMSKIEKPQAIERIDEIIELSDALMVARGDLGVEMPLESVPGLQKQLTRACRRAGKPVVVATQMLESMISSPVPTRAEVSDVATAVFEGADAVMLSAESASGEYPIEAVSTMTSIASSVERDPHYPGIIYAQRTPPEATGADAISLAAHQIAETLKLAAIVTYTSSGATGLRAARERPQVPVIALSPIVQTARRLSVVWGLHCVVTEDATDLDDMVNRACRIVAAEGFGKPGDRIIISAGVPLGTPGATNMLRIAYIGSDGLTGV; from the coding sequence ATGAAGCGGAACAGAAAAGTTAAAATCCTCGCCACACTCGGGCCAGCATCGTCCGACGAGCAGATGATCCAGAAGCTGCACGAGTCGGGCGCCGATCTGTTCCGTATCAACATGAGCCATGCGAGCCACGACGTGATGCGCTCGTTGATCGAGAAGATCCGCAGCGTTGAGGCGCGCTGCGGCCGGCCGATCGGCATCCTCGCCGACCTGCAGGGGCCGAAGCTGCGCGTCGGCAAGTTTGCGGAAGGCAAGGTCGAGCTCAAGATCGGCCAGACCTTCACCCTCGACAATAGGGATATCCCCGGCGACACGAGCCGCGTCTATCTTCCGCATCCGGAAATTCTCGAGGCCGTGAAGCCCGGCGACCGGCTGCTTATCGATGACGGCAAGCTGCATCTCCGCGCCGAGAAGACCAACGGCAAGAGCATCGTTACGACCGTCGTTTCCGGCACGAAGATTTCGGACCGCAAGGGCGTGAGCCTGCCCGACACCTTGCTCGGCGTCGGCGCGCTGACTGAGAAGGACCGCATCGATCTCGACGCCGTACTGGCAACAGGAGAGGTCGACTGGGTGGCGCTGTCCTTCATTCAGCGGCCGGAGGATCTCGCCGAAGTCCGCAAGATCGCTCGCGGCCGCGTTGGCATCATGTCGAAGATCGAAAAGCCGCAGGCGATCGAGCGCATTGACGAGATCATCGAGCTCTCGGATGCGCTGATGGTGGCGCGCGGCGATCTTGGCGTCGAGATGCCGCTCGAATCCGTTCCCGGCCTCCAGAAGCAACTGACGCGCGCCTGTCGGCGGGCCGGCAAGCCGGTCGTCGTCGCGACCCAGATGCTCGAATCAATGATTTCATCGCCGGTTCCGACCCGCGCCGAGGTTTCCGATGTGGCGACGGCCGTGTTCGAGGGTGCCGACGCGGTCATGCTCTCGGCCGAATCCGCGTCCGGCGAATACCCGATCGAAGCGGTTTCGACCATGACTTCGATCGCCAGCAGCGTCGAACGCGATCCGCATTATCCGGGCATCATCTACGCCCAGCGCACGCCGCCGGAGGCAACCGGCGCCGATGCCATCTCGCTCGCTGCCCACCAGATCGCTGAGACGCTGAAGCTCGCCGCGATTGTCACCTATACGTCGTCCGGCGCGACCGGCCTGCGTGCCGCGCGCGAGCGCCCGCAGGTGCCGGTGATTGCGCTGTCGCCGATCGTCCAGACCGCGCGCCGCCTTTCCGTCGTCTGGGGGCTGCATTGCGTCGTCACCGAGGACGCGACCGATCTCGACGACATGGTCAACCGGGCCTGCCGGATCGTCGCGGCAGAGGGCTTCGGCAAGCCGGGAGACCGCATCATCATCTCGGCCGGCGTGCCGCTCGGAACACCCGGCGCCACCAACATGCTGCGCATCGCCTATATCGGTTCGGACGGGCTGACGGGCGTCTGA
- a CDS encoding DUF2312 domain-containing protein: MSDAHGVARDQLRAFIERIERLEEEKKTIADDIKDVYGEAKSMGFDAKILRKVISIRKQDQDERMEQEAILDTYLQALGMIPAAEAEDAA; this comes from the coding sequence ATGTCGGATGCTCACGGCGTCGCACGCGACCAGCTTCGCGCTTTCATTGAACGGATCGAGCGGCTGGAGGAAGAAAAGAAGACCATCGCTGACGACATCAAGGATGTCTATGGCGAAGCGAAGTCCATGGGTTTCGACGCGAAGATCCTGCGCAAGGTCATTTCCATCCGCAAGCAGGACCAGGATGAGCGCATGGAGCAGGAAGCGATCCTCGATACTTATCTGCAGGCGCTGGGCATGATTCCCGCCGCCGAGGCCGAGGATGCCGCATAG
- a CDS encoding DUF1244 domain-containing protein, which yields MTELSQNQRTAFEAAAFRRLIEHLRERSDVQNIDLMNLAGFCRNCLSNWYREAAEAAGVEMTKEQSRELVYGMPYDEWRARYQQDASVEQQAAFERNRPKE from the coding sequence ATGACGGAACTCAGCCAAAATCAACGCACCGCTTTCGAGGCGGCCGCCTTTCGTCGGTTGATCGAACATCTGCGGGAGCGCAGCGATGTCCAGAATATCGATCTGATGAATCTCGCCGGCTTCTGTCGCAACTGCCTGTCGAACTGGTACCGGGAGGCCGCCGAAGCTGCTGGCGTAGAGATGACCAAGGAACAATCGCGCGAGCTCGTCTACGGCATGCCCTATGACGAATGGCGGGCGCGATATCAGCAGGACGCCTCCGTCGAGCAGCAGGCGGCCTTCGAGCGCAACCGGCCGAAGGAATGA
- a CDS encoding N-formylglutamate amidohydrolase — translation MQHYSPYEIIKGNPANGLVLLADHAMNGLPPEYGRLGLPETAFARHIAYDIGVEPLVRRLAGALDAPAVLGCFSRLLIDPNRGEDDPTLIMKISDGAIIPGNHPITQEEWENRLNRFHRPYHRAVSQTIAQTATAGERAPLVISLHSFTPAWKSIVRPWHAAVLWDNDSRAVFPLIERLEAAGDIIVGNNEPYDGALRGDTMYRHCMTPGIPHALIEVRQDLIADAAGVDAWARRLAPIFAELNALPELHVYHRHPSRTGAYEG, via the coding sequence ATGCAGCATTATTCCCCTTACGAGATCATCAAGGGCAATCCGGCGAACGGTCTCGTGCTTCTTGCGGATCACGCCATGAACGGGCTCCCGCCGGAATATGGCCGGCTTGGTCTCCCCGAAACCGCCTTTGCGCGTCACATCGCATACGATATCGGCGTCGAACCGTTGGTCCGGCGATTGGCGGGAGCGCTTGACGCGCCGGCCGTGCTTGGCTGCTTCTCGCGTCTGCTGATCGATCCCAATCGCGGCGAGGACGACCCGACGCTGATCATGAAGATCTCGGACGGCGCGATCATTCCGGGCAACCACCCGATCACACAAGAGGAATGGGAGAATCGGCTGAACCGTTTCCATCGCCCCTATCACCGGGCCGTTTCGCAGACCATCGCTCAAACGGCGACCGCGGGCGAGAGAGCGCCACTGGTGATTTCGCTGCATTCCTTCACGCCGGCCTGGAAGAGCATCGTCCGGCCATGGCATGCGGCGGTTCTCTGGGACAACGATTCGCGCGCGGTTTTTCCATTAATCGAGCGCCTCGAGGCAGCCGGCGATATCATCGTCGGGAACAATGAGCCCTATGACGGAGCGTTGCGTGGCGATACCATGTATCGGCACTGCATGACCCCCGGCATCCCCCATGCGCTGATAGAGGTGCGGCAGGACCTGATTGCCGATGCGGCCGGTGTCGACGCCTGGGCGCGCCGCCTTGCGCCGATCTTCGCCGAGCTCAACGCCTTACCGGAGCTTCATGTGTATCACCGTCATCCTTCCCGCACAGGCGCTTATGAAGGCTGA
- a CDS encoding DUF882 domain-containing protein: MPNLFGLKEPIGSLTRRLCSVIARKAPQVLASVALAASLVTPGMAPPVEAAGQTRTLKLYFIHTKEKAQITFKRNGRYDAKGLQQVNRLLRDWRRNEPTKMDPRLLDLIWEVYQKSGSRDYIHVVSAYRSPATNGMLRSRSKGVAKKSQHMLGKAMDFYLPDVRLKTLREIGMKFQVGGVGYYPTSGSPFVHMDVGGVRAWPRMTRNELARLFPDGKTMHIPADGKPLPGFQQAVADYKRRVGASAIEVAGGGTKGPGDTDGKRRGNLFAMLFGGGGDEDEEPTAIAAGGSDDGEGAPAKVQTASASADQEALPGVAGSVAAGPAEEQQNINAPVPAVRPAFKEAPTDGGVAVALVAPTKNSAQDALAAAMPQTPAQTPAVSAEYADLSALKVPVPQMLDRRDMNALIANETLVAAADGQASELGFVPVPGMRPAGEAALAAVADANVAVPAFAERPVLASADAPSEVAAEARARVALAAPTSEPETTVPPIQMAAYAPQTGRNSRAAIFDSAFDTQAEAPTKGGRPKKQDADAASRSSVRTEPKLTKKIISEWALSTGRVATLSKPVKAPRFVSKSLRVAPTTVYAAGFTSGARTVDTARFSGTAVNFMEVKKFSTN; encoded by the coding sequence ATGCCAAATTTGTTCGGTTTGAAGGAGCCTATTGGTTCCTTAACGCGCAGACTCTGCTCCGTGATTGCGCGCAAGGCGCCGCAGGTTCTTGCCTCCGTTGCTCTGGCTGCCTCCCTCGTCACGCCTGGCATGGCCCCCCCGGTTGAGGCCGCCGGCCAGACGCGGACGCTGAAGCTCTATTTCATCCATACCAAGGAAAAGGCGCAGATCACCTTCAAACGGAACGGCCGCTACGACGCCAAGGGTCTGCAGCAGGTCAACCGCTTGTTACGGGACTGGCGGCGAAACGAGCCGACCAAGATGGACCCGCGCCTCCTCGATCTCATCTGGGAAGTATATCAGAAGAGTGGCTCGCGCGATTACATCCACGTCGTTTCGGCTTATCGCTCGCCGGCCACCAACGGGATGTTGCGCTCGCGCTCCAAGGGCGTCGCCAAGAAGAGCCAGCACATGCTCGGCAAGGCGATGGACTTCTATCTTCCGGACGTGAGGCTCAAGACGCTCAGGGAAATCGGCATGAAATTCCAGGTCGGCGGCGTCGGCTACTATCCGACCTCCGGCTCGCCTTTCGTCCATATGGACGTCGGCGGGGTGCGCGCCTGGCCGCGCATGACGCGCAATGAGCTTGCGCGCCTTTTCCCCGACGGCAAGACGATGCACATTCCAGCTGACGGCAAGCCGCTGCCGGGCTTCCAGCAGGCCGTCGCCGATTACAAGCGGCGCGTCGGCGCATCGGCGATCGAGGTCGCCGGCGGCGGCACCAAGGGACCGGGCGATACCGACGGCAAGCGCCGCGGCAATCTCTTCGCCATGCTGTTTGGCGGTGGCGGGGACGAGGACGAAGAACCGACGGCAATTGCCGCCGGCGGGTCCGACGACGGCGAGGGAGCACCGGCCAAGGTTCAGACCGCATCGGCCTCGGCAGACCAGGAGGCGCTTCCGGGTGTCGCTGGTTCGGTTGCGGCCGGTCCTGCCGAAGAACAGCAGAATATCAATGCGCCTGTTCCAGCGGTGCGCCCGGCCTTCAAGGAAGCACCGACCGATGGCGGGGTAGCTGTCGCGCTGGTCGCTCCGACAAAGAACAGTGCTCAGGATGCCTTGGCAGCAGCTATGCCGCAGACGCCGGCCCAGACTCCGGCAGTGTCGGCGGAATATGCGGATCTCAGCGCGCTCAAGGTGCCCGTCCCGCAAATGCTCGACCGGCGTGACATGAATGCGCTGATCGCTAACGAGACGCTTGTGGCAGCCGCAGACGGCCAGGCATCGGAACTCGGCTTCGTGCCGGTGCCGGGGATGCGCCCGGCTGGAGAGGCAGCACTTGCCGCCGTTGCCGATGCCAACGTAGCGGTTCCGGCCTTTGCGGAGCGTCCGGTTCTGGCGTCTGCCGATGCGCCAAGCGAGGTCGCCGCAGAGGCCAGGGCCCGCGTTGCGCTTGCCGCACCGACGAGCGAGCCCGAGACGACGGTACCGCCCATCCAGATGGCTGCCTATGCGCCGCAGACCGGCCGCAACTCCCGCGCGGCGATTTTTGACAGCGCCTTCGATACGCAGGCGGAAGCGCCGACGAAGGGCGGCCGTCCGAAGAAGCAGGATGCCGACGCGGCAAGCCGGTCGTCTGTCCGTACGGAGCCGAAGCTGACGAAGAAGATCATTTCTGAATGGGCTCTCTCGACCGGTCGCGTTGCCACGTTGTCGAAGCCGGTCAAAGCGCCGCGATTCGTCAGCAAATCGCTCCGGGTTGCGCCGACCACCGTCTATGCGGCTGGCTTCACCAGCGGCGCTCGTACGGTCGACACGGCGCGCTTCAGCGGCACTGCCGTGAACTTCATGGAAGTGAAGAAGTTCAGCACCAACTAA